The following DNA comes from Hypomesus transpacificus isolate Combined female chromosome 5, fHypTra1, whole genome shotgun sequence.
tgtgtgtgtgtgtgtgtgtgagtgagtgagtgagagagagacagacacagagcgaGATGGTGACTCTGCCTGTTACCTGTAAGCAGAGGCTCCATTGTGTTCTGAGTGAACGGCCCCTGCGTCCAGGCCGGGCCACTGGGGCGTGGCCATTAGGTACTCCTTGTTGACACAGTTCTTTAAGCTCTCAGGAATacgccctggagagagacacatggcGGCCAATCAGATCCCTCATCAATATCCAGGGGAATCCCTTTATCATTGATTATtgacggtcttcttcagacaaccgcctggtggtcccaccgctcaagaccacgcagtcccaacacaagctgttCTCccgtctggccccccagtggtggaatcaactccccacctccatcagagacactgactgtctccccaccttcaagaaaaggctcaagacgcacttgttccgggagtacaacggtactaggaatggtttgctggacccaatgttagtttcctcaaggatcacaatgactcttgcttagagacttgttgcccTTGTTGgctagtggtaactgatttaaattgctgtactcgctgtgaaatattctattttactgttgcttgcttttccacaggtacacttgcacttatagtgaTTCATGtggtttaattgtaacttgtttaactacatgctcttatggttcttccctttggcacttatgtgcttcatgttttggctacccgcaatgtttttttatcttgttattatcagtgacctatgcactttgtacagctctcttggaagttgctttggataaaagcgtctgctaaatgaataaatgtaaatgattttcATTGAGGTTACTTATGAGTTGATCTGGACTTAATACATAACTGATCTAAATGCCACCGCTAGAGCGTCTGTACCTGTTATGGCTCGGCGGACCTCTCTGGCAGCCTCTTCTCGGGCCTCCAGGGAGGCCTGCTCACTGTACCAGGAGGTGTGGGGGTTGCAGATCAAGTTGGGGGCATCCTTAAGAGGGCCCTGGGAGAAGCTGGGGGACAAACAGAGACATAATGGATCAGGCATGATAGAAAGACAAGTGTTTGTGatcaaatacaaattaaaataatCTAGAGAAAGAACTGTCGGTTTGGCCTGGATAAGAGATGATGTGATGGTGGTACTAATGGTTTGGCGTGTGCTGACCTGAAGGGTTCCGCCTCGTGTACGTCCAGGCCAGCTCCTCGTATCCGGCCCTCCTTCAGGGCCTGGGCCAGGGCCTTCTCATCCACCAGACCCCCTCTGGCTGTGTTCACCAGGAACGCCCCCTGGcgcatctacacacacaaacactgtgtcCACTTCCAATGCCTCTACACGGTTCTTTATATACACCACTGGATATTGTATTCATGTAGTAGTTATAGATCTTCAGACTATTGGGATTCCTGCTCTGTGTACCTGATTGGTTGGCTTTATGTGTATACCTGTTTGATGGTGAAGTCGTTGATGAGATGGTGGTTGTGCTCATTGAGGCTGCAGTGCAGGGACACACAGTCAGAGTGGATGAGCAGGTCTTGCAGAGTGGCCATGCGCTGCAGGCCCAGCGAGCGCTCTACTCCATCAGGCAGGTACGGGTCATAGAAGATCACGTTGAAACCAAAAGCCTTAGCACGCAAGGCTACCGCCTGACCCACACGGCctaccaaaacaaaacacaaacgcGCGGTTAACCAACTAACTGAAATCATCGACACTACATCCCCCAACAGCAACTTCAACTTTCCCCATGTTGGACTTTTGATCCCTTCATCCCCAAACATCCACCCTCCTTACCCAGCCCGATGATGCCCAGCGTCTCTCCTCTGATGCGGGCAGCGCCCCCAGCCACCTCCCTGATCTGCTCCACGCTGGAGGCGCGAGTGCCCTCGCGCAGGGCCTGGTGCATCCAGGTGACCCTCCGGTACAGGTTGAGGATCAGACAGAGGGACGTGTCAGCCGTCTCCTCCACAGACGTGGCGGGCACGTTACACACCGCGAtgcctggagggagaggaggccgacaggtgggaggtggggggggggggggggggggggggggggggggggggggagcgcgagGGAGAAGATAAGGGTCATATTCAGATTTGACTATAAAGCCTATTGAAAGTGTTTATTTTTCCATCTTACATGGATTGTAATTTTCGCAACATTATTGTGTATGCTGAGGTAAAACCTGTTTCAAGCTATGTGTTTAGGTCTGTGGTGAGGCAGGATGATTTTGGAAGGTACCAACCCAGCTCAGCAGCAGCCTTGATGTCCACGTTGTCGTAGCCGCTTCCAATCCTGACGATGATGCGCAGGCCCTTGAATTTGTCCAGGTCGTCACGGGACAGTGTGATGGTGTGGTACATCAGAGCCCCCACAGCCTCGTTCAACacctgtgcaaacacacacacacacacacgaggaacGGATGTTATTATCaggagtaatgtgtgtgtgtgtgtaccctacATCTCTGTGCGTTGGGTGTAAGTCTAGTCACCTTCTCGTGGATCTCCTGGGTGGATTGGGCGTCACAGAAGGCGACTGTGGCCACGTCCTTGAGGACAGGCATCTCCACGGTGCAGTCCCGCCCGTCCAGCAGGGCCACCAGGGGCCGGGGGTGCATGGGCCCGTTCAGGATTGGGGGGCGGATGCCTTCAGCACAACAAGGTCAGAGTAAACACCCCCGACATCAAAGGCACCGTATGCAACAatccaggggcgaatctaggttcccacttttgggggggctaagcccctggataaaacctattatttttcctgtgacccaacAAAACTAGGGGGGTTTGGGGGCGTGTTCCCCAGAAGAAATGTTtaaaaatatccttttaaatagtgtcctctagtgggttttaggaagacaaattaacaaatttagataaaaaaatattaagattttttttgtaaaaatgttttttgtttgtttgttttttttggggggggggggggtaattaaacttttgggggggctccagcacAGAACCTGCCTCCTACAGACCATCTCACGCACTACACAGCACATTGATATGGAGCCTGAAGGTCTCAAATAAACTGCCATGAATGATTATGATGAACTCAGTTTATTCCATTCTTCCCTATCGTCACCCAAAGAGACACCAGAAACCAAATATTACCACTACACGATACATACACAAAGCATTAAGGTAGACTGGAATAACTTCAGCCAAGTAACATTCTAGTGCCTCAGACTGTGGAGTCCATTAGCAATCTACAGCATACATGACGTGGATTTTATGGCCATTAGGGAGTAGATGTATTGGAAAAGGGCCTCTTCCTGGCCGGCCTCTATTGCAAATATGAACAAGGCCACGGCCCCTTCTCTCATCGGGGACTCCTCCAGCAGATGAgcttggggtggggggtggggttggggtcgGGGGGCACAGGCTTGTTTTGAGTAGTCATGACCTAAATTTGTCTGTCTGGAGGGAGACACCCCTGCCCTTttataacaacacacacacacacacactaacacacacagcttccccCTCTTCCACAGTGGTAGGTAATGTCCAGCAGACTACTTGACTCATGAAGGACAACTAAGGGACCACAAAATGGCCAAGGCTTCAATGGATGCTAAGCAGTTAAAAACATCTTTCATAGACAAAGGCATCTCGTAAATGCAGAAAATGCAGTTACTGGCATATCAATTTCaaggaaagaggaaggaggccAAATATTTTCACAGATTTAAACACTACAAGATCGGCTACAGCCTCCACCGAACCTGCTTTAATGACCCATTTCCACAGCAACAAAACCGAGAAGCATGATTACAAAATAACATGCgatagagggggagaaaaaaacacgACACGAAAGGGGAGCGGAGCTGGCAACACACACGCGCCATATGGTAAGACGGctggcagcgtgtgtgtgtgggaagcctGGTCAGAGTGGCAGCAGGGCCAAACACACAATACCATTCATTCAGTGCTcattcatcccccccccccccccctctctgcttgCCGCTCTGAGGGCGTACGCTATaacagagggagggaacagaGGGGAGGGCTGGACGACAGTGCTGCAgtaccccaccctgccccctgccACACACGCTGCGGAGAGCATTCACTCtctctattacacacacacacacacacactacttctTCAAGGACAAAGATGCCTAGGGATGGAGAACCCTCTCCATGTCATGCAGTATTTACCCATAAATGGCTACCTTCCCTGAGCCTCGACTCCCCCTCAACCACCCTCTTCAGGCTCCATGTCTATCCTCATAGAAACCCCCAAGAGAAAGACATTCATCTTGCTAACCTTGCATGCTGAAGCTGACCAGCCTTTCTTCCTGTGCTGCTCCTCTTCCAGCTGCTGGTTGAATGCTCTCTCTTGGCACAACCCCAGCCGTCCCACACTACCCTCCCTCTACCTACCCTCTGCTCCAATCAGAAGCTGCCAAAAATTCTGCCTTGGCCTACCAGATCGAAGCTTATTAGCATAAAGGCAGTGGGCTTGGTAGTGAGTGTTCTGTGCAGAGGAGGTGGTttccatgttgttgttttttaaagaGACAACCGCGGGATGTGGAAATTCGATGAGCTGTTTTAGTATGGGTTAGTTCTTTGTAAAAACAATACCACCAATCCATCTGTTTTCTAAGAAAAATGCATCTTGTATAAAAGAAAAATGTATTAATAAAGCATTAAATACATAATAATCTAGCATGATCACTAGCAACACAGGATATGTCCTCTGCATTGCTTAGTCTAATAATGCACAAGGCAACAGGAAAGTTGGCAATCTGGGGTTTACTGTTTGCTGCGTTGCAACCATTACAGGTCACATCAATAGCAACAGCAGTAGAAACTGTAAAAACAAACCAGGGACCGGTAGATATGGGAACTCACTCTGACCAGGTTACTGATTAAGAGATTTACTAGACTGGTAGCAGAGGATACTTATCTCCACGAGTGGGTGGGTATTTTCACACAAGTCTTTCTAGAACACGAGAAAGACTCGAGTGTAGGGATGTCGATTAGGTTGCTAAACGGGTATTTTGCTACTGGGAACAAGAATTACAAGAATGCAGAGAACATTTATGTTTTAAATGTACACTACTGACCTTCACATATGCGATCCAACCTCTGTCTCTTGACTTTATGTTTGTCCACAAGAGCCATCTCCGTTCTTCTCAGCCGATGGAACACGAACACGGGGCACACGGGAAAACAATGTTCCACAGTCAGATAGCGGCGCGCTTTATTCAACACAACACGTCCCACGTGCACTGCACGGTTTAGTACCACCTAAAAAACGATTTACCGTGTCAATGTTTACAATCCTATTACACTAAACTGACGGTCTCTCAAGAATAGATACCTGGCTAAGGTTTGCCATTTGATTGCTAACTAGTAGAGTAGTAAACACAGCACAATCCATGTCAAGAAATATATCGTTAGCTAGTATCTACAGCTAGTATGTAACCAGCTAATAGCTAGTAACAGTAGACTAGCTTTCTATTAAAAAGTAGTGGAACGCATTTTGTTAGCAAACAAAGTTGGATAGCAAGTGCTAGCTAAGCAATCATGCTAAAATCAACTAGTCTGACTGGACTCAATGTTTTATAACCGTCAGCTAACTAGCCTTGCTAGCTTGCTCTTCTTGCCACTACTGTTTAATTTTTTATGTGGCCGGCTGGCTATCAATTTTAATCGTAAAAGTTAGCGATATAAAACCTAAGCTATTATTCAGCTACTGGCAACGTGCCTAATATgttatgctagctagctagcacagtaATTATATGTTGGCGACCACTTAAGGCCTGCTActatctgtaaaaaaaaaaaattcagatCTACGACCATTGATGGCTAACATTTAGCTAGACAGCTACGGTTTAGCTAGCCCGTTAACAAAACAGGTGACCTAGCTATACTATTACTTCAGGCGGCAAAAATAAACAAGTTCCCGTTCCCCAAAAGTAGATTACTATAGGTTAACTACTTATTCATAAAAAGTTTGATTGAATCAAGTTGATTGAAAGCACAGTAGTTCCGTTAAAATGTCAAATTATTACCAAGAGGCAAGTTCTCAGTTGGTCCTACGGGGGTCAGCAATAGTTagtaagttagctagctagcttgtttgCTAATGTTAGTTCTTCCCACTTATGGGTCTTCATGAATCCAAACAGTTTATTCAAGGGGTAGTCAGGTGACGGACGGGTCGGCGGACGAGTCAGAACAAGGGCTGCGTCTATGCACTGCAGCTGTTTTCAGTTGAGCATGACGCCTTCATGTGATAAAATAGGTTGACCACTGACTGAGCGAGACAAAGAATGCATATACATTTAACCTATCTCCTAACTTTTAGTTGTCCCGACATAAACAGTTAAATAATATGTTGTTTCACAACATATCCTACACCTGTCCTATGTCTACAGACCGGTTAACGCGGTAAAGGAAAACAACCAGACAATTCCAGTGTAAATATAGCTGTATATTATAAGACGGGATTGGGTTAATAAACCTTACAAAAAATATGGAATTTACTTTGACAGCTTAGATTAAAGACATGCATCAGTATATCCATAGTTGTAGTCGCCTAGGCTGATCTGTCAACTGAGCACAAAACCAGGAACAAAGAGGTCAGACACTTCTGTTTCCTTGTAAAATAATTTCCAATAAACTTTATTTATACACAAACTGAGTTTGAAATTGCCATATTTTTAAcacatacaataaaaaaaacatctctaTAAGACAGCAATGGCCTGCCCCAGGACTCTCAGCTACCATCTTTACACAGAACTGGTTCTCAACAAATGAAATTGTTGTATAATACAATTTAACAATGTGCCCTCAGAATACAGTGGTTGCTTCTATTTAGAAGTTTTGTTTAACTTTTCAAACACAGTGCATTCATTATCAATGTCTATACCTCACCCTTTTCAGAGGAATGCATCGTATAGATAAGAAATATTAAGTAAAAAGCAGAAAATAACAAAATGACTAATATCAACAGCTACACAATTCATTTCCTTTTCATAGTTGAATTTTTTTGTTTACAGACAAAAACATGGTGTCTTAAGGCTTATTCTGAGTCTTATGGATTGATTACCAGAAACTATAAGGTCTGCAGAAAGAAAAACTGCAATGAGAGACTGCCTTTTTGCATAAAACTGAACAAAACACGGATAACTCATCACCATCATTTAGGAAAGTCTATTCTCACTACTTTACTGAAAAAGACAACTGTGGGGAATTGTCCAGtcaaagaaagaaagcaagCGACCCACTGTTGTTGGTCTGTTTCTTCCTGTTCCATTCTAGTCAGGTTGAGGGTGCATTAAGAAGATatccaaccaacacacacactatgggaTCAGCTAGAACCTCCAGCTTTCGGATTATTCACAAGAATGTTTCAGCAAGGTGTTCTGGAATGTACTCTGATGGGACGACAGCATCAATGGCTACCTGCGTTCTCCGTTCTTATTGATAGTAGTCAAATCATCACTGTTGTCAACGAGCTTCTATTGGCCCAGATCATCCCaccagagagagggtgtggtgtTGTTCCTGAGAGCCCAGCTGATTGGAGGGTagcaggccagagagaggggggtgaagtGGGAGGGGCCTAGGGGGAAACATCTTCCAATGTACAAGATTCTAATTCTCTTCAATAAGGTTCAAGTCTAGTTCTGTACAATCCCTCTCAAAGACACTCTGAGGACCCCCATCTCTTTCAgggtcctcttcctccccctcctcatcctcctcctcctcatcactctCACTCAGAGGCCCGATACTGGTCCTTCCCAGCCCCTCTGCGGGGGAGCATGAGCCCCGGAAGTCCCCTAGGAAGGGCTCCAGGCCCATGCAAACGTCTCCTCCACAGGCCAGCCTGCCTCGCTCCAGACAGCCCAAGGGGTCAGTGCTGCGCGTCTGGGGGTAGAGACATAGAATACATCAACAGTTAGAGGAAACAGACACAGCCTAGGAGATCACATAAAATATCATCACAATCATCTCAACTGAAGGGAGACCGACCATGTTCTCTCACACAAGGTTATGGATGTTATCTGGTATTGTAATGTGATTTACTGTGTTTCTTTTCTCAGCTAAGAAGACATCAATTGTCCCTGGCTATCGATGACTAAATAACTCTTCATATCCTTAAAGAACATAAACTGCACATGTATATCATACCAGAATCTTTTTTGGTCTGTTTTTAAAACATTAGttaaaaaaatctaatgtgAAGGTCACTCTGAAGCTGAAAATGTAAGTGGTGGGCAAAGGGggccacaaaaaaaagaaatttgtAGTGTAACTAGGACTTTTTGCAGCTGTATGCAAAGTATATGCAAATGAGCACCAGAGAGACTTGTGTGTACAGGGAATTGAGCTGGCATGGCTTTGTGCCCACACTTTAGTCAGCACCGGGGACTGGCACCCTGCTATCCCCATGTAGACTTACTCAGGGACTGGGCTTTGGATCTTAGAGATAGAGGCTTGACTGAGGAATATTTTAGTCCAAAACTACAGTCTAGGCATGTACCTGGGTCATCTTGGTAAAGTCCAGCACTGGGCGAGCAAAGGGCCTGTCAGGGTCTCGCCGTCTCTTCAAGCCGGGCTTTAGCAGCAGCAGGTCGCAGGGCTGGGAGTGGCAGCGAGGGAGCTGAGGGGGGATGGCCCTGCGCAGCGAGGACGGTGTACTGCAGGCcgaggagggagaggcgggTACGGGAGGGGGTGGAGCCATAGGCTGGAGGGGcgggactgggggaggaggcaggaacTGGGCTGTGGCATCTCTGAtgaggactggggagagggagaatcggcgctgaggtggaggaggaggatggagaggggacggggaggaagagcaggaggacggggagggaaagaagcagcaacaggctcctccccctcctgccgcATCACTGGGGTCCCAGGGGAAGTTCCAGGGCAGGGGGGAGTCTGGAGAGAGGGCGAGGCTAAAGAAGgtgggactggaggaggagtggagcgAAGAGTTGAGAGAAGAGCTGGGAGCACGGAGCGGACAAGCCCCCCCCGCTGCACCCCCTCCACTGTGGCACTGGCGGTTGACAGGCGTCCAGACCTTTGAGGCACTGGGACGCCAGGTGTAGCGGCAGCGGGAGAGGTCCTCTGGCACCGACAGGGAGCGGCAGTGCCGTTTGGGtggcggcggggggggagggggcgcccCTGGGAGAGACAGGTCGGTTGCGGAGGTGCTGGGGACCAGGGGCCGGTGCAGGGGGTCCTCCTCAGGGAGGTGTTCGTCTGAGGGGACCAGGGGCACGGGCCCGGGGGGGAAGCTGGAGCTCAGCACCCCCTGCAGGCTAGGTTTGGAGGGAGGGCACAGCTGCCAATAACTACTTTCtatagagacagggagacagagcaaCGGCAGAAGGTTAGGCCCTAGAACC
Coding sequences within:
- the LOC124468142 gene encoding C-terminal-binding protein 2-like isoform X1, which translates into the protein MALVDKHKVKRQRLDRICEGIRPPILNGPMHPRPLVALLDGRDCTVEMPVLKDVATVAFCDAQSTQEIHEKVLNEAVGALMYHTITLSRDDLDKFKGLRIIVRIGSGYDNVDIKAAAELGIAVCNVPATSVEETADTSLCLILNLYRRVTWMHQALREGTRASSVEQIREVAGGAARIRGETLGIIGLGRVGQAVALRAKAFGFNVIFYDPYLPDGVERSLGLQRMATLQDLLIHSDCVSLHCSLNEHNHHLINDFTIKQMRQGAFLVNTARGGLVDEKALAQALKEGRIRGAGLDVHEAEPFSFSQGPLKDAPNLICNPHTSWYSEQASLEAREEAAREVRRAITGRIPESLKNCVNKEYLMATPQWPGLDAGAVHSEHNGASAYRFPAGLVGVTAGGLGGAGAAVEGIVAGTLPMAHGIAPVSRPPHTPSPGQPSKAETDRDMPTDQ
- the LOC124468142 gene encoding C-terminal-binding protein 1-like isoform X2, producing the protein MQGIRPPILNGPMHPRPLVALLDGRDCTVEMPVLKDVATVAFCDAQSTQEIHEKVLNEAVGALMYHTITLSRDDLDKFKGLRIIVRIGSGYDNVDIKAAAELGIAVCNVPATSVEETADTSLCLILNLYRRVTWMHQALREGTRASSVEQIREVAGGAARIRGETLGIIGLGRVGQAVALRAKAFGFNVIFYDPYLPDGVERSLGLQRMATLQDLLIHSDCVSLHCSLNEHNHHLINDFTIKQMRQGAFLVNTARGGLVDEKALAQALKEGRIRGAGLDVHEAEPFSFSQGPLKDAPNLICNPHTSWYSEQASLEAREEAAREVRRAITGRIPESLKNCVNKEYLMATPQWPGLDAGAVHSEHNGASAYRFPAGLVGVTAGGLGGAGAAVEGIVAGTLPMAHGIAPVSRPPHTPSPGQPSKAETDRDMPTDQ
- the fam53c gene encoding protein FAM53C; translated protein: MVTLIVERLQKQSLDADICQGALSVSLLEPNNLAVCWPTDGLMPESSYWQLCPPSKPSLQGVLSSSFPPGPVPLVPSDEHLPEEDPLHRPLVPSTSATDLSLPGAPPPPPPPPKRHCRSLSVPEDLSRCRYTWRPSASKVWTPVNRQCHSGGGAAGGACPLRAPSSSLNSSLHSSSSPTFFSLALSPDSPLPWNFPWDPSDAAGGGGACCCFFPSPSSCSSSPSPLHPPPPPQRRFSLSPVLIRDATAQFLPPPPVPPLQPMAPPPPVPASPSSACSTPSSLRRAIPPQLPRCHSQPCDLLLLKPGLKRRRDPDRPFARPVLDFTKMTQTRSTDPLGCLERGRLACGGDVCMGLEPFLGDFRGSCSPAEGLGRTSIGPLSESDEEEEDEEGEEEDPERDGGPQSVFERDCTELDLNLIEEN